The Melanotaenia boesemani isolate fMelBoe1 chromosome 11, fMelBoe1.pri, whole genome shotgun sequence genome includes the window AAGAAATAATTAACCgagtttatataatttttttgttattaaataatCCTAGATAATACTAAATGAATGCCCAGTATATGTACCTTGTGATAGGATAGAAtaattgtagtgcaaaaggtatccaccaggaggcagaaaaCACGTTTCAGCTTGTTTGCAGAAGGGTTTGGAGCAAAGTTTTAACCACAAAGTGATGCAATATGACTATATAAATCACATATTATACCCATGTACAGGAGTCTTCATGGCATCTCTGAGACTTTAAGTGGCTTTTGATTGAAAAATCAATGATTTGGGGGACAACTAGCAAGGAAAGAAAGTGGCTTGAAAAAGTGTCACTGGACACCGTAAAAACTATGTTAGATAAAACAGCCAAGTAATGTGAAAATATACTTCAAGGTAAACAGGATTCTGAGCTCTTTTTTTGAAGAACATATGATCTTATTATTGTTAAAGAAGCCAGCTCTGAGCAACCTAAGCTCTTATCagagtttattttaactggGCTAAAATAGGTAATTCAATAGATATGATGGCCGATCATGTCTTCATCAGCAAATTGTCATGGCTGTTGTACAATAATTGCTCCATAAAAGCTCATCTTTGTGCTGGCTTTGGCTCACTCCAATACATTCTGAAGCTGCTgccaaaaatggaaaattccATCCTGGTGACTAAAGAGTTCTTCACTGGGATTAGAGTACACTGGTACTGTAGTTTAAAGAGTATCAAATGGCTTTTATGTCTGTTCCTGCAGGAAAAAGAGTGTACTATCCTGTACTCTTCAGTCAGTACAATCCATCGATCATCTACAGCAATCACACACTCCTGCCTTCTCTTCAACAACAACTGGTacgtaaaacaaaaaatagacaTTATTGCTAGATATATCATAACATGCTGGTTGTGCTGGTTCTTCTGTTTCAGGTCATAAAGAAGGAAACTGGATTCTGGCGAGATTTTGGGTTTGGCATGACATGTCAGTACAAGTCTGATTTCATCAACATTGGTGAGGAAATCtaatttcattatttcttcCTGTTGAAAGAAGTAAAAAGGTTAGATAAATATGTCTGCTTGTTTGTGAACTGCATCTGTACTTTCTCTCCCTAGAACTTATTAGCAATAATACAAGTAAAAGTATAGATTTTTAACCACCATGACTGGGATGATTTACCTGTTTGATTCCTCTTGGCCTTGTGAGAAACAATAATTCGCTAATTCATGTTATGGATAGTTTTActttgtacttatttatttaaatagggTTTTTGTTATGAAAATTGCTTATATTTTGTCCATTTATCAAGTGGTTAAATTCATGGAAAGTCTTGGATTATGCAGAATCTTGCAAATATTTCCATCCTTATGTTTTATGATgattatattctttttttcaccCAACAAAGTGCAAGAAAATGACCTCTGTCATTTAAAGCCCCAAAATAATgtggttgtttttctgtctaagtcataaaaatggggaaaaataggcaacatttaatttttaacatgcTTAAAATCTAAATTATGCTTAAAATTGTGGAAGCAATTAACAGTGAATTATTTTTACCAATCTGCTAATCAATGATTCTACTGTTAGAGGGGCAGGGCTAAAGGTCGCTGTCtgctgtagaaataaagaaacaaactgaACTAATAGGGAGCCTGAGTAACCCTTAAACTCTTTGTCAAATCCAGCTGCAACCTCTTTATCTTCCAACAGGTGGGTTTGACCATACCATCAAAGGTTGGGGCTTGGAGGATGTGCATCTGTACAGGAAGTATCTACACAGCAAGCTGATGGTTATACGTGCTCCGTCTCGCGGCCTTTTCCACTTGTGGCATGAGAAAATCTGTGAAGATGAGCTTCCTCCAGACAAGTTCAAGATGTGCATGCAGACTAAAGCCATGAGTGAAGCCTCACACGGCCAACTGGGGGAGCTCTTCTTCAAACGGGAGATTGAGCTCCATCTGAACTCCcagaaacagacaaacagagggACCCGTTGAAGACGACGGACTCAGGGGTTGTGATGAGAAACTAATAATTGCTGTTTAGTATTATTCTTATTTAAGCATAATAATATTATGGTAATTAAATAATGTTTCTGGAAAAGAGTGAAACTGTTTTAGTCTATGGGCACAAAAACTTGAGAAGaactaacataaaaacaacttgtgtttgattttttttatttaataaaattacgTAGtgtgaattttttctttttgctttctgAGTCTTTCTGAAGTGtcctaataataaaaactagaagaaATTATCAAATGAACATAAAGAGCATGAAAggcatgtttattttgtttgtcagTATTATGGACTCTCCCAGTGGTCGGTCAGTTTCTGcattatgacaaaaaaaaatctgtttgctCTCATTTGCCACCATTGGTCTGCAGTCAGTGCTACTTCAATGTTGGTATCACCTCATCAGATACAACTTTGATCCCACACCATGAACACTGAGGGTGAATCCCTTCATCAAAAGGCTGCCTTTCTGCCTCATTTACATGTTCTTTTGAATTTTTGAGAGACAAAtacatcaaattatttttttgtagtaCACGATTTTCCAAAAGCACAATAAAGAGTGCACATTAACAAAAGCTGCATATTGCATTATTGATGTGATCAGTGGTGAAAATGAATTAAGCAAAATTTAGtcctcaaatttaaaaaagggggaccagatTGAGAATTCAGGAGGAACAGTATGGGTTTGTCCATCCAGTTATCCATCAATATTCTACATCTGAGGGGGAAGCAGCCGAGGCAGGGAAGCCAAGAGTTCCAACCAAGTTGTGCAACAGTGAACCAGATCTTTATCCTCAGAGGGGTCATTGGGAGTTGGATCAGCCAGTTTAGATGTCTTTATTGGACTCGGAGAAGGCTTACAAGTGTGGGGGGAAGGATTCTATGAGGTGTTGTGGGCCCTTTATACCCAAAAGAGAGCTGAGAGATGTGTCCACAATCTCATCACCAGGGTTGTGCACGAACGTGTTCATTGAATggattcatttttcttttaacactgAACTGAACGCAAtgcatttgtaaataaagaactTGAAAGTGAACTTGTTCAGATTGTGTGAGGTCCTGTAAAAGTCACTGCCTGCATTTTTACTGGCGCAACACCAACTTCACACTACGTTACCCACCATGCATTGCGCACTCTAGCGTTACAAGCCACCAATGCAATGACCGTGCAGTCCCGCATTGATATGGCAAGCGGAGGTGAAAGAAGAGAAGCTGCAGATGCAGCTTCGCGCACACATTGCAtgctttgtgtgtttagagGGTTTCTGGTTTTTTAACCTCTAGGTTGCATCCCTggtttttgcagatgatgtaggTCTGTTTGCTTTGTTAGACCACAATCAGTGTGCAGTTAAGTGTGAAGAAATGGAGTTAAATGTCAGCATTTATAAGTCTGAGGTTATGTTTCTTaactggaaaagggtggagtccTCCCTTCAGGTTGGGAATGAGTCATTGCAACAAGTGGATGGGTTTAAGTATCTTTGgatcttgttcatgagtgatgGTAGGATGATACaagagatggacagatggactgaGGATTCATCAGCAGTAATGAAGGTGCTGTATCCATCTGATGGTCCAGTGTGGGAGGAAAAGCTTTTAATTTACCAGTCTACAGTCTAACAGTCTACCAATCTACATCCTCACCAGTGGTCATTAAATTTATATAGTGGCCAAAAGAGTAGGGTGTGGATACATGTGCCTGAAAGGCGTACCCTTCAGGCTTAGCCTAAGAGACTGAGTGAGGAGTTCATACATCTGGAGAAAGCTTGGCTTAGAGACGCTGTCCCTCCATGTTGAAAAGACTCAGCTGAAATTGTTTCAGGCAAAGCAGTTTCctcactgagggactaataaaggttttcttattcttatctGATTATGTCTCCTGGTTGCCTCCCATTGGAGGTGTTCCAGACATGTCCTACTAGAAGGAGGTCCCAGGCCAGAGCAGCAGGACTTGCTGCAAGGGTATCCCTagtggcctgggaacacctcagaATCCCAGAAGAGTGTACAAGCTGGAGATTGTTGCTAGAGAAAGGGGGTCATTGTGGTTGGTCAAAATGGGGCTACTACTTTGTAGTTTAGTCTTTCACCATACATACATGCCtacataagtttttttttccataaaatttcagtctataataataaaaaagaagaaatgagaaaatattttaaaaacagcaaatatagCAGCCCATTGCCTTCTAGCCCTTAAATATATTAGAAAGCAGACAATATAACAGTTAACTTTATTAAGATATTATTCCACTATTTATGTCTAACTTTTGTAATGGCAAAGTGCGGCAAAAAGTCAACTTGGAAGAGACTCTGGAAGCATCACATTAGGAGGAAACAATGTTTTGCCTTGCTCTGTCATGTCATCTTTCTCCATGTCATTCTTACTAAGATGTCAGCAAATTGCATTACTTTTGCAGGATTACTATGTATGCTCTGCAACAGAGATATAAATATGGTTCATATACAGTAAATGCTTTTAATATGAGGATGAAAGAGCACTCACTCTCCTAAACATGTTACAGCTTAATTCCactaaacattttaggattGCCTATTTCACATATTACTTCACTCAGCATTAGTCTGAATATTTAATCTACACTTATGAAATGGGAGATGGCACGAGGATTAACAACTTTACATTTCACAGTCTAAAATGTTTGCAAGAGTTCACCTCCTGAACGACACATCTGTACCTGATCAATACACAGCAGTGATCAGGGAACAGCTGACGCTTTTCTATTAATAGTGATGTTGATGCTGTAACTCCAATAAAGCTGAGGACGAAGACAGCGGAGGGAGGAGCAGCTCTACATCAGCAGACCGCTGTCGTAGCGCCAAAGCTGGCACGCGATAGGCCCGAGATTCTTATTACTCCTACAGCACTTGATCCTTTCTTGTGCTGCCTTCAAATGAAATTAGGAAATTTCAAATAgtaacaaatatataaatatataaataaataaataaataaataaataaataaggaaagaaaatgtaagaCGCTCATTGCTTTGTTTACTTGACCAACAATGATCATATCAGGTAAACAGTTAGCTAATAGTCTACATAAAGGCATTAAACTGTGAGTGTTTATGCCTTTATTTATTAgtacagttttattaaaatgaaaaataagttgTACGGCaggaaaaacattaatttaaaacattcagCATGGTTTAGCTACTGTTCAAATATACTAAGGTGAGAAACTTGATGCATAGGGACAACCCATTTTACACTTTTAGGCCATGTGTGTTTTGTcctaaatagaaaaagaaagaagtttcTGTTTGTAGCTTCTTATCTCAATATTAAACTTGTTCATTCCCTTATAATAGGGTTTTGGGATGATAGTGTGAAATAGGACTAGATTAGCTAAATAAAGACAGCTGAACTAATCTGATCATATCCattatattgtattatttagttttcaaaACTTATGTATGTTTAAAATACTGCTATTTTcaatctcattaaaaaaaaacaaacaacaaaaaaaaaaaaaacttctgtgCTGCCaagaattcattcattcattcattcattcattcattcattcattcattcattttctgtaattctaccaattagcaggcgagaggcagggtccaTCCTGAACAGGTCGCCAGCTTATCGCTGCAGCTTATTGTATaaaatttctatttatatttccAATAAAATGCTATTGAAGCAGCATACATTTACTGTTAATGGATAAGAAAACTGAGTTTTGTAGTGAACCTCCGCATCACGTTGTCGCAACGTCGCCCTGTAAGATTTCCCAGCCGTCTTTGAAGGCATCATTAATCAGAAGGATAGCAGAGCGCTCGTGCCAGTGTCTCGCCGGTAATGTCTCATCTGCTGACAGGACGATTATCATGAGCTGAAGAAATCTCGCTGTTATGATGATTTGTGGGCAGTTGCTGGAAGGGTGAGCGGCTCTTCACGTGTGTGGTGGTGTTTTAGATTAGTTTTAGCCTTTAGTCGTGGTTGTGACCTAGAGTAcggtcttcttcttttttccctaaAAGCTTCCTGATTGATAGCAGCTTAGTCCCGGAACAATGAACACTGGTATGTTTTAACTCTGTGTTGGAATAGCTACACATGTGCAGCAGATAAGCTGCGCCTCGTCTCCCGGGACAGTCGGGACCGGACATTTTTTACAAAGACAAACAccagaaacagaagaagacGCAACATGTTTGAAGCCTCCGGGATCCCGCTCGTCCTGCTGGACATTACCTGCCTTATTCTCGGTACGTCACTCCGGTTCTTGCCTGGCTGACCTTTTAATCCCTTTAAATAAAGAGGAGTACTCCTCTTCtagtttcacagcagaaatctgttttctgGAAAAGACGTGTTACATAAAGCTATTTTAAAGCAAATTCATGCATGCTACTTGTATAATCCTGAGAAACCCATTGGGAGGTTTTAGGTTTTGGTAACCAGACAGGAAGATGGAAAAAGTCCCACCCTCAgtgtacatttttctttcttttttccctcatgTAAACTTGTATTTTTAGCTCACTGTGTGGAATGTAATCATAGCACACAGACTTGATGCTGCTTTGCTGACTGTATTTGACAATGCTGcattaaaatgttctcagtcacaactagaaaaacaaacaaactttgaaCTTTGCAGCTCTTGTTTGGGACACAGTTCGGTTTAAAAAGCTGCCATGTGTGATCAGGGTTAGATGCTCAGCTCCAGAACATTCCACTCTTTGGTTAGTCAGTTTCTTGTGGTTAGTTGTGCTGCTGACTAAATACAACTCCCCTCATTTTGTCTTGAAGTCACGTACAAAGTCTAGAATAACTCTATGTACCATACGTAGTTAAAGATACTGATGTATTTGAGTACAGTAGGTATAAGAAAATTGTGTACATAAGCTAAATAACAtacaccatatatatatatatatatatatatatatatatatatatatatatatatatatatttgcagaaatgttAAATTACCCAAACACCATTCACATAAATTTGGTATGAATGAACCTACATGCTTGTCACATCTTTACTTTGGATTTTCCTCTCATATCATTCTTTTTGGGTGAAATGTTCAACCAGGTTGGATGGGGATGTTACCTATTGTCAGACCTATGCAGACATGCTCCACTGGGTTTAAGTCTAGATTTAGGGAGGGTTACTCCAGGGCTTTTACCTGTAGCACTCTTGAATATTGTGGAAAAGATTTCACTGGATGTATCCACATTTTTTCCATTCCTCTCTGGTTACTCAGTTTGGCTGACATGTTGGTTTCAAACTCCAATATAATCATGAATGCTGCTGTACATCTTAAATTCTGCAGAAATCGTCTTGCATCCTGACCCTGATTTGTCCTTGGACACAATCCTTTCCAGCAGGTTTACAGACAGTTTTCTGAGTATCATGACATACTTTCCTTCTGACATATATCGTTACCTTTGAGACTTTAAAAATACAGGTGTGTGCATTCTGATGTTATCTCCAGGTCGGGCACAGGTAGACTTGTTTTTGCCTTGATGACTGAATATATTCAATTCAACGTCAGTGAGTCTGAAACAAGTATGGAAAatgtggaaatttaaaaaaaattggaaaactTTCCATTTCGGCTGCATGTAAGAACACCACAGGACGTTTATGTCGGGATAAACATGATTTTTCctgattttaaaatctgagaAAGTCTGAATAAGTTAAACAATACAAGTcaaattaaaaactgcatttcatCTGTGCATGAGTCTAGCATTAGAAATCAGTTCATTGTTACAAGTTATGATGTCTGTCTTGTGTCATTTGCTGATTTCATCAGCCAATGTCCTCATGTTTCCATTAAACTTTCTTAACAgtgaagaaaggaaaaacatgctGACCACAtattgtgtaaaacaaaaactaaactggaatttttgttcagttttagtGTGTTCTGTTATTTTGTAAAAGGAGAACTTAATCTGTTGCTAAAGAGGATCTAAAAGCACTAATGTGGAAATTTAATCCTCAGTGCACGCTCTTTTAGATCTTTACTGAGGCAAATTAGAAAgtaatttagactttttttaatcaatgcTCTCTTTCAGACGAAATCTTTACTTGTGCTTGTTAGAGATGatagtagtttaaaaaaatgataatatgaTGAAATGTGGGGAGAGTCCACTGATGTCATGAACAGTCATTTCAAGTGATTTTGGATTTCAAAGGGCAGCAGACACTGTAATTTGCCTGCAAATATACATATGACACGTCATTTAGCTTAAAGGCATTAAAGCCCGTGATTGTGCTTGGAGGAGTACCTGGTGTTGCTTCAGTGTTTTCGCTTTAGCCAGCGGCATGATTGTGTAAGATAAAGCACACTGAGAGGTAACAAAAGAATTCATCAAAGCTAGTCAAGGCCTGTTTAGCCTGTTTTTGGTACAGATTAACAATGTGATGAGTCTCAACTGGCATTCACATATAATCTGCTTTGGTTTGTGTCCTTTTGTGTCAGCACCTTTCAGCAGTAACTCAGAGCCTCAGGGATTTAATTCAGTTGTTTCATAAAAGGGGAAACTTAAATCTGGAAATTATTAACAGCTACTTTTTCCACTGGAGGAATGCCTGCGTGATCTGAGGATATCATGTTTCCTATGACTAAACTGCAGCATTGTGTGCGTTGTGTATTAAGTCCTTTTGCAGCTTCATTAgatggaaatttttatttaacaagatTTAAAACAAGCTGAAATCTGTTTCAATAAGAAGGGTAAAACTTAATCCTTTTTTTGTCTGCCTTTTCCCCCTAAAACATCACAGTTGGacttcctttttttattcttactcTTCAACATAGCCCTTTCAAACGAGGCTTCTTCTGTAATGATGAGTCCATCAGATACCCCCTCAAAGAGGACACCATATCCTACCAGCTGCTGGGAGGAGTCATGATCCCCTTCACGTTGATAGTTGTAAGTAATATTCTTCTTCCACAATGCCCACTACCCTTGCTttgtcatctttttcttctaGTCTAAGTTTGTTTGCCAACTTATTGTCTGGTCTCTTCTGTCTCAGATCATCTGTGGCGAATTCCTCTCCGTTTACTTGTCTCGCATCAAGAACCAGTCTTTGGGGAACAAGTACATGTCATGTATCTACAAAGCTGTGGGGAGCTACCTGTTTGGAGCTGCTGCCAGTCAGTCTTTGACTGATATAGCAAAGTACTCCATTGGTCGTCTGCGGCCAAACTTCCTGGCTGTGTGTAAACCTGTTTGGGAACGTATCAACTGCAAAGCAGGCGGGTACATCGAGAACTTTACCTGCACCGGAGACAAATTTCTGGTAGATGAGGCCAGGTGAGATTCTTTAATGTAAATGTCATGAAACATTCAGGAGTTAGTTTATTACTTTGGGCTAATCAAGAcaaattacaaagaaaatgatgaaaactggTGCATTTTTGACTGGTTTTGACTTTGGTCTGTAAAGTGGTTTAGATATGTGCCTTTGGAAGGTGTTGTAGTGATAATCATGGGATAATTATTTACCTAAGATAAAACACCTGAAGACAATATACAACTGTCTTCACAGCTAACAGTGGAACAAAGGCAGCTCTGACAACAAACGCCAGACACAGAGGCTTTTATATGAGTTAGTTCAGGTTGCAGCAGAGTTTTATGCACAGATCAGGCTGTAAGACCAAATATTTTGGGAGTAAGCAGACTGGATCCAGAACGAGTTTTAGAAAAGATGCAATGGTTTGCAAATCCGATCTAGATGACATTTGATGATGGTTACATTTGCTTTTCAGTCAGGTCACTCTGACCAGTGAAATTTGATTTACAAATGCCTGTAACTAGTGGAGAGCTATGAAGTGTGCAGGCAGAGCTGGATGATACCTGCGACTGGAACAGCAAACATAGCTATGTAGTTACTGATGCCAGGGTCACAACCATACAAACCTATGCTGATAGGTTGGTGTTTGCACACACAAGCTGCTTGCAAATAACAATCAGGCTTAAAGATCTGATTTGAGAAACAAATTTGATTTGCTTGCATCCAGAGGATGGACTGCATCTGGGAGATCGTCAGGGTTGCTGAGCTGAGAGGAGCAAGGGAATTAACACAAAAAATTCAGGCAGGGAGAATTCAAGTtgaatggggggaaaaaacaaggCAGGTCCAAGCTGGTTACCAGGAGAGAAATATGAAgttgtgattttaaaaaattacttcaTCATGATGATTGTTCTGAAATTAATGAATTATTtcttatgtttatgttttgtagTTTGTCCTTCTACTCTGGCCATTCATCATTCTCTATGTACTGCATGCTGTTCCTTGTAGTAAGTAAACATTTTctactttaaaaacacattaccaCCAATAATACCATCAATTTTCTTAACTTATTGGGGAATTTACTTATTTGTTTACAAAATACTAGTATTTGTCTGGATAGTGCAGTCAGTACAAAGGTGTGACCACATGGCCTTTGCTTGtagtatttattcttttttttctccctgattACAACAGCTATATATTCAAGCCAGACTGAAGTCAAGATGGGCAAGGCTTCTGCGTCCCACCATCCAGTTCTTCCTGATTTCCACTGCAGTGTATGTGGGTCTGTCCCGGGTGTCTGACTACAAGCACCATTGGAGTGATGTGCTTGCTGGCCTCCTGCAAGGGGGTTCAGTGGCTGTTTTCACAGTAAGTTTTATCTAAGGAGATATTAGGATAGTGACTAAGCAAGGCATAATGTATGCTTCATGTAGTATTGCTGGAAAAGGCAGCTGAAATGTTGACTAATAAAGATTGAATACTTGAAAACAGCCCATGTTGACCATGTAAAGTTttcaaaaaaagttaaataactaGTTGAGATCCACCTTTTTCCTCGTGTATTTTTAAGGTTAGGGAAAATTATTTGATCAATCATCTTCTTGAGCTGGTTCAAATTATTTACTGAAAgttcaaacagcaaaatatccAAACCAAGATTCACCATTCAAACCCAAATGTGGAAAATGTCAGCCCTCTAATTTTCCCCAAATGTATGGTGTCTTTATAAAGCTTCGCTAACTAATAAATTTGAAGAAATGGAGACTGACTTGACAGCAAGTCAgtgaggttttaaaaaaatttaaagaagtaaaagtaaataatttaacaaagttAGAACCACATTCTAAAGAGCTGTAAATGAAAGTCTGGTCAATTTTAATGGTTATATCCACCTACATAGGATATTAAAAGTAACACAGTGTGTGTTCATTTTGTTGCTATTT containing:
- the LOC121648749 gene encoding phospholipid phosphatase 1-like gives rise to the protein MFEASGIPLVLLDITCLILVGLPFFILTLQHSPFKRGFFCNDESIRYPLKEDTISYQLLGGVMIPFTLIVIICGEFLSVYLSRIKNQSLGNKYMSCIYKAVGSYLFGAAASQSLTDIAKYSIGRLRPNFLAVCKPVWERINCKAGGYIENFTCTGDKFLVDEASLSFYSGHSSFSMYCMLFLVLYIQARLKSRWARLLRPTIQFFLISTAVYVGLSRVSDYKHHWSDVLAGLLQGGSVAVFTVFCVSNFFEQPVEPVVSQEEEAPHTSLQENPSSGNHYGSTD